In Harmonia axyridis chromosome 6, icHarAxyr1.1, whole genome shotgun sequence, a single window of DNA contains:
- the LOC123681649 gene encoding putative uncharacterized protein DDB_G0282133 isoform X4 → MKLLGAFLALTASFSLVIGTEFLDLLENARQLEVMEYSSNIKCKSEGFQIDPQDCRTFYRCVSDAKNNIKAIKFECGAGTIFDPDLNVCNYPQATSRQECYGNEIEGDNSNGQNQNNGQWNNQGSSSSGNQWGGSNSQNQGSSNNQNQNNNQWSNGNNMNNQNQNNNQWNNQGGSSSNNQNQNNNQWSNGSNMNNQNQNNNQWNNQGGSSSSNQNQNNNQWSSGSSTSNNQNQGNYQQGAINQNQSHNSGSSSNNQNQIQGGSSNSSNNEYQQGQLNGKNCAKEGFVGDEKNCSKFYRCVDNGKGALLQYTYTCGPGTVWDQSLGSCNHAWAVEGKCKQEQNNQQGSQNQNNNNQGQSNNQSSSGNQNQGSNSQGSSSNQNQNNNNQGGWSNQNQGGSGNQGGSNNQNSNNQGGWSNQNQGGSGNQGSSSNQNNNNQGGWSNQNQGGSSNQGSSSNQNNNNQGSWSNQNQGGSSNQGGSSNQNSNNQGGWSNQNQGGSSNQGSSSNQNNNNQGSWSNQNQGGSGNQGGSNNQNNNNQGGWSNQNQGGSGNQSGSNNQNNNNQGGWSNQNQGGSGNQGGSSNQNQNNNNQGGWSNQNQNNNQAGSGNQGSSSNQNQNNNSQGGSNNQNQNSNQGGSNNQGTSSNQNQNNNNQGGSSNQNQNVNQGGSSNQGSSSNQNQNNNNQGGWSNQNQNNNQGGTGNQGSSNNQNNNNQSGSKNQTSQGQIVGSNCVKEGFVGDDADCSKFYRCVDNGKGSFTKYQYTCGSNTVWDQEKMSCNHAWAVEGRCKNEQINSNNQGSSSNNQNNQSGTNNQNYQGGSSSQNQNNQGGSGNQNNQGGSNQGGSSNQNNQGGSNQGGSSNQNNQGGSGNQNNQGGSSNQNNQGGSNQGGSSNQNNQGGSGNQNNQGGSSNQNNQGGSNQGGSSNQNNQSGSNQGGSSNQNNQGGSSNQNNQGGSSNQNNQGGSNQGGSSNQNNQSGSNQGGSSNQNNQGGSNQGGSNNQGGSSNQGSSSNQNNNNQGGWSNQNQGGSSNQGGSSNQNSNNQGGWSNQNQGGSSNQGGSNNQNSNNQGGGSNQNQGGSSNQGGSNNQNGNNQGVWGNQNQGGSSNQGGSNNQNSNNQGGGSNQNQGGSSNQGGSNNQNGNNQGVWGNQNQGGSSNQGGSNNQNSNNQGGGSNQNQGGSSNQGGSNNQNSNNQGGGSNQNQGGSSNQGGSSNQNSNNQGGISNQNQNGNNQNNNGSKQNGTNIAQPGQLNGSECTKEGFVGDDKDCSKFYRCVPGQNGKLIKYQYTCAPNTVWDQDKMACNHAWAVSGKCGSNTNSQGGATTSNNQNQGNNQGGNNNSNNQNQNNNQGGNQSNNQWNNGNNNNQNQGNNQGGSNNSNNQNQNNNQWGSGSSNNQSGGSSSTSNQNQNNQSNGGGSSNNQNAGVNQGGSNNNNTQITVINNQNQQGGSGSSSQNQNNNQSGNGGNSSNNNNQNQNNNQWGNGGNSNNNQNQNNNQGGNGGNSNNNQNQNNNQGGNGGNSNNNQNQNNNQAGSGGNSNNNQNQNNNQGGSGGNSNNNQNQNNNQGGSSSSNNQNQGSSGNKTQIQQGQLDGENCSKEGFVGDQKDCSKFYRCVKGGNGRLQKYQYTCGPGTVWDQSQVSCNHAWAVEGKCKSESGNQQMNNNSGQGGQQNQNNQQNQNNQQNQSNNQGSNQQNQQGQNNNQWNQGNNSQNNQQNQNNNQWGQGGSNQQNQNNQQNQGNQQNQQNQSNNQWNQGSNQQNQNNQQNQGNNQWNQSGNQQNPSQQPISGGKGNCTKEGFLEDPNDCTKFYRCALGDNGKLTQYQFTCGPGTVWDPTQLVCNHPASISGKCGNNQSSDSQNNNSNQTNNQNPSNGTLNPNSDDKGPNNQNMNNINGGSNNQNQSSNGDSSNQEMNDGQNQSNNQNQSNTHNQSNGQNQSNEQNQSNGQNQANEQNQSDGQNQSNSQNQNNGQDSSSSENQPNNQNNNMQNQSNTDLNNQNSTNSQNNTNNQSGNNQINSSKGTECKQNGFLGDPKDCKKFYRCVEKGDGKFTRYEFACGTGTVWDIELATCNYPYAANREECKNQSSSEVPIEPDTPTESPQQETTSGPSTSSGMESTTTTPTDPNQQESTSVTSTSSGMESTTTTPTDSNQQESTSVPSTSSGMESTTYTPTESTTSSQITQSTSSSSEIESTENPQTTSLSSVDSSTSQTTTSNQETTSSGNESTTSSQAMTTTESFQSSTTTKQDSSTSSSNKAPTCTQEGFMGDSMNCSKFYRCVSKENNRGFTRYEFSCGKGTVWDQDSLTCNYPSAVSGKCGNIPDGAGTSSVPQSTSTGSSATTNGEVTSTISSISTSVDNTDTTIGEIISTTASGEYTTENFSQTSEYSTPQTTSTTDVSSSSTLENIASTSYPTSGMTESDKTDSTTPVYSTTSTTLGTESTGTTTSSPGSTTPMISDSTTNSYYTTTNSNSYSSTTLGNENTASTTNLGSESTTSSTDSMTESSSSYGSTDSLPTEVASTTTSSGNYSTNCPVSDLEGHQVALVCPTGFRRHPKYCNLFYQCTNSENSHDFKVLVLSCPNGTIYDAEKVQCLPEKETSRCQGTFAGKSLYAKTSHNALPTVPVHRRGPICPTEGYHEIESADCTTSFVKCQRSSGRTQKMEGYMYQCPPGFAFWNISRRCERFSRQPHCSGINFLETRWEVPIEYSNVSYRRRKGPWWLQWKK, encoded by the exons aatttctcgaCCTACTCGAAAATGCCAGACAGCTAGAAGTAATGGAATACAGCTCCAACATCAAATGTAAAAGCGAAGGATTTCAAATAGATCCACAAGACTGCCGAACTTTCTACAGATGTGTCTCAGATGCAAAGAACAATATCAAAGCGATCAAATTTGAATGTGGTGCCGGTACCATTTTTGATCCAGACCTTAATGTTTGTAACTACCCACAAGCAACAAGTAGGCAAGAATGTTATGGAAATGAAATAGAGGGCGACAATTCGAATGGTCAGAATCAAAACAATGGTCAATGGAACAACCAAGGGAGTAGTTCTAGTGGTAATCAATGGGGAGGATCAAATAGTCAAAATCAAGGAAGTTCAAACaaccaaaatcaaaataacaatcaaTGGAGCAATggaaataatatgaataatcaGAATCAAAACAACAATCAGTGGAATAACCAAGGAGGTAGTTCAAGTAACAACCAAAACCAAAATAACAATCAATGGAGTAACGGAAGCAATATGAAcaatcaaaatcaaaacaataaTCAGTGGAATAACCAAGGAGGTAGTTCAAGTAGCaaccaaaatcaaaataataatcaatgGTCAAGCGGAAGTAGCACATCTAATAATCAAAACCAAGGAAATTACCAACAAGGAGCTATCAATCAAAACCAGAGCCATAATTCTGGCAGCAGCTCCAATAACCAGAACCAAATCCAGGGAGGATCTTCGAATAGCTCAAACAATGAATACCAGCAAGGTCAACTCAATGGAAAGAACTGCGCCAAAGAAGGTTTTGTTGGCGATGAAAAGAATTGTTCCAAATTTTATAGATGTGTAGATAATGGTAAAGGAGCTCTACTTCAGTACACCTATACTTGTGGACCTGGTACCGTGTGGGATCAAAGTCTTGGATCTTGTAATCATGCATGGGCAGTTGAAGGAAAATGCAAACAAGAACAAAATAATCAACAAGGCAGtcaaaatcaaaacaataaCAATCAAGGGCAATCAAATAACCAGAGTAGTTCTGGTAATCAGAACCAGGGATCCAATAGCCAGGGAAGTTCAAGCAATCAAAACCAAAACAACAATAACCAAGGTGGATGGAGCAACCAAAATCAAGGAGGATCCGGCAATCAAGGTGGATCCAACAACCAAAACAGCAACAATCAAGGAGGATGGAGTAATCAAAATCAAGGAGGATCTGGAAACCAAGGTAGTTCAAGCAACCAGAACAACAATAATCAAGGAGGTTGGAGTAATCAAAATCAAGGAGGATCCAGCAATCAAGGTAGTTCAAGCAACCAGAACAACAATAACCAAGGATCATGGAGTAATCAAAATCAAGGAGGATCCAGCAACCAAGGAGGTTCAAGCAATCAAAACAGCAATAATCAAGGTGGATGGAGTAATCAAAATCAAGGAGGGTCAAGCAATCAAGGTAGTTCAAGcaatcaaaacaacaacaaccaAGGATCATGGAGTAATCAAAATCAAGGAGGATCCGGCAATCAAGGTGGATCTAACAACCAAAACAATAATAATCAAGGAGGATGGAGTAATCAAAATCAAGGAGGATCCGGAAATCAAAGTGGATCCAACAACCAAAACAACAATAACCAAGGAGGATGGAGTAATCAAAATCAAGGTGGATCAGGAAATCAAGGTGGTTcgagtaatcagaatcaaaacAATAACAACCAAGGCGGATGGAGCAACCAAAACCAAAACAACAATCAAGCAGGATCAGGAAACCAAGGTAGTTCtagtaatcagaatcaaaataacaaCAGCCAAGGCGGATCGAACAACCAAAACCAAAACAGCAACCAAGGTGGGTCCAATAATCAAGGAACTTCAAGCAATCAGAACCAAAACAACAACAACCAGGGAGGATCGAGCAACCAAAATCAAAACGTCAACCAAGGAGGATCCAGTAATCAAGGCAGTTCTAGCAATCAGAACCAAAACAACAACAACCAAGGTGGATGGAGCAACCAAAACCAGAACAATAATCAAGGAGGAACAGGTAATCAAGGAAGTTCCAATAACCAAAACAATAACAATCAAAGTGGTTCGAAGAATCAAACAAGTCAAGGACAAATTGTTGGATCGAACTGCGTAAAAGAAGGATTTGTTGGAGATGATGCCGATTGTTCCAAGTTTTATAGATGCGTAGATAATGGTAAAGGAAGTTTCACGAAGTACCAATACACTTGTGGATCAAATACTGTTTGGGATCAGGAGAAAATGTCCTGTAATCATGCTTGGGCTGTAGAAGGCAGGTGCAAAAACGAACAAATAAATTCCAATAATCAAGGAAGCTCatcaaataatcaaaataatcaGAGTGGAACCAATAATCAAAACTATCAAGGAGGATCAAGTTCACAGAACCAAAATAACCAAGGAGGATCAGGTAATCAAAATAACCAAGGTGGTTCCAATCAAGGAGGATCGAGTAATCAAAATAACCAAGGTGGTTCAAATCAAGGAGGATCAAGTAACCAAAATAATCAAGGTGGATCAGGTAACCAAAACAATCAAGGAGGATCAAGTAATCAAAATAACCAAGGTGGATCAAATCAAGGAGGATCAAGTAACCAAAATAACCAAGGTGGATCAGGTAACCAAAACAATCAAGGAGGATCAAGTAATCAAAATAACCAAGGCGGATCAAATCAAGGAGGATCAAGTAATCAAAATAACCAAAGTGGTTCAAATCAAGGAGGATCGAGTAACCAAAATAATCAAGGTGGATCAAGTAATCAAAACAATCAAGGAGGATCAAGTAATCAAAATAACCAAGGTGGATCAAATCAAGGAGGATCAAGTAATCAAAATAATCAAAGTGGTTCCAATCAAGGAGGATCAAGTAACCAAAATAACCAAGGAGGTTC AAATCAAGGAGGATCAAACAACCAGGGTGGATCAAGCAACCAAGGTAGTTCCAGCAaccaaaataacaataatcaaGGAGGATGGAGCAATCAAAATCAAGGAGGATCCAGCAACCAAGGAGGTTCAAGTAATCAGAACAGCAATAATCAAGGTGGATGGAGTAATCAAAATCAAGGAGGATCCAGCAATCAAGGTGGATCTAACAACCAAAACAGCAATAACCAAGGAGGTGGGAGCAACCAAAATCAAGGAGGATCCAGCAATCAAGGTGGATCCAACAACCAAAACGGCAATAATCAAGGAGTATGGGGTAATCAAAATCAAGGAGGATCCAGCAATCAAGGTGGGTCTAACAACCAAAACAGCAATAACCAAGGAGGTGGGAGCAACCAAAATCAAGGAGGATCCAGCAATCAAGGTGGATCCAACAACCAAAACGGCAATAATCAAGGAGTATGGGGTAATCAAAATCAAGGAGGATCCAGCAATCAAGGTGGATCTAACAACCAAAACAGCAATAACCAAGGAGGTGGGAGCAACCAAAATCAAGGAGGATCCAGCAATCAAGGCGGATCCAACAACCAAAACAGCAATAATCAAGGAGGTGGAAGTAACCAGAATCAAGGGGGATCTAGCAACCAAGGAGGTTCAAGTAATCAGAATAGCAATAACCAAGGTGGAATAAGTAATCAGAACCAGAATGGTAATAACCAAAATAATAATGGATCGAAACAAAACGGTACAAATATAGCTCAACCAGGACAATTGAATGGTTCTGAATGTACGAAGGAAGGTTTTGTTGGAGACGATAAAGACTGTTCTAAATTTTATAGATGTGTTCCCGGACAAAATGGTAAATTAATCAAGTATCAGTATACATGTGCTCCGAATACTGTCTGGGATCAAGACAAAATGGCCTGTAATCATGCTTGGGCTGTTAGCGGAAAATGTGGATCTAACACCAATAGTCAAGGAGGAGCGACTACCTCAAATAATCAGAACCAAGGAAATAATCAAGGCGGAAACAACAAttccaacaatcagaatcagaaCAATAACCAGGGAGGAAATCAAAGCAACAACCAATGGAATAATGGTAATAATAACAATCAAAATCAAGGAAACAACCAAGGAGGTAGCAATAACTCCAATAATCAGAACCAAAATAATAATCAATGGGGTAGTGGAAGTTCCAACAACCAAAGTGGAGGAAGTAGTTCCACTAGTAATCAGAACCAAAATAATCAATCGAATGGTGGAGGTAGTTCCAATAACCAGAATGCAGGTGTTAATCAAGGAGGAAGTAACAACAACAATACTCAGATAACAGTAATTAATAATCAGAATCAACAAGGAGGAAGTGGTTCCAGTAGCCAGAATCAAAACAATAACCAATCAGGAAATGGAGGCAATTCAAGTAACAACAATAATCAGAATCAGAACAACAATCAATGGGGAAATGGTGGAAATTCCAACAATAACCAGAATCAAAACAATAACCAAGGGGGAAATGGTGGAAATTCCAACAATAACCAGAATCAAAACAATAACCAAGGGGGAAATGGTGGAAATTCCAACAATAACCAGAATCAAAACAATAACCAAGCAGGAAGCGGTGGTAATTCCAACAATAACCAGAATCAGAACAACAACCAAGGGGGAAGCGGTGGAAATTCCAACAATAACCAGAATCAGAACAATAACCAAGGGGGAAGTAGCAGTTCCAACAACCAAAATCAAGGAAGCTCTGGCAACAAAACACAAATACAACAAGGTCAACTTGATGGAGAAAACTGTTCCAAAGAAGGTTTTGTAGGTGATCAGAAAGACTGCTCTAAGTTCTACAGATGTGTGAAAGGAGGCAATGGACGCCtgcaaaaatatcaatatacCTGTGGTCCAGGCACTGTATGGGATCAATCACAAGTTTCTTGTAATCACGCTTGGGCAGTAGAAGGAAAATGTAAAAGTGAAAGTGGAAATCAGCAAATGAACAATAATTCAGGTCAAGGTGGACAACAAAACCAAAATAATCAACAGAATCAAAATAACCAACAAAATCAAAGTAATAACCAAGGAAGCAATCAACAAAATCAACAAGGTCAAAACAACAATCAGTGGAATCAAGGCAACAACAGtcaaaataatcaacaaaatcaaaacaatAATCAATGGGGCCAAGGAGGAAGCAATCAAcagaatcaaaataatcaacaaaacCAAGGAAATCAACAGAACCAACAAAATCAGAGTAACAATCAATGGAACCAAGGTAGCAAccaacaaaatcaaaataatcaacaaaacCAAGGCAATAACCAATGGAATCAAAGTGGTAACCAACAAAATCCAAGTCAACAACCAATATCTGGTGGAAAGGGAAATTGTACCAAAGAAGGATTCCTCGAAGACCCCAACGATTGTACCAAATTTTACAGATGTGCTTTGGGAGATAATGGCAAGCTAACCCAGTATCAATTCACATGTGGACCAGGGACTGTATGGGATCCAACCCAGCTAGTTTGCAATCATCCTGCCAGTATTTCTGGCAAATGTGGAAATAATCAAAGTAGTGATAGCCAGAATAATAATTCTAACCAAACTAACAATCAG AACCCGTCAAATGGAACGTTAAATCCAAATTCGGATGACAAAGGTCCCAATAACCAAAATATGAATAACATCAATGGAGGTTCTAATAATCAGAATCAAAGCAGCAATGGCGATTCCTCTAACCAAGAAATGAATGATGGTCAAAATCAATCGAACAATCAAAACCAGTCCAATACTCATAATCAATCTAATGGTCAAAATCAATCTAACGAACAGAACCAATCTAATGGTCAAAATCAAGCGAATGAGCAGAATCAATCTGATGGACAGAACCAGTCCAATAGTCAAAACCAAAACAACGGTCAAGATTCATCTAGTAGCGAAAACCAGCCAAACAATCAAAACAACAACATGCAGAACCAATCAAACACTGATCTTAATAACCAGAATTCTACCAACAGTCAAAACAATACCAACAATCAAAGTGGTAATAATCAAATAAACAGCTCAAAAGGAacagaatgtaaacaaaatggTTTTTTGGGCGACCCCAAGGACTGCAAGAAGTTCTACAGATGTGTGGAGAAGGGTGATGGTAAATTTACAAGATACGAGTTTGCTTGTGGTACTGGAACAGTGTGGGATATAGAATTGGCAACATGCAATTACCCTTATGCAGCCAATCGTGAAGAATGTAAAAACCAAAGTTCATCTGAGGTTCCAATTGAGCCAGATACTCCAACTGAATCACCTCAACAAGAAACAACTTCCGGACCATCAACTTCTTCAGGAATGGAATCAACTACAACTACTCCAACAGATCCAAATCAGCAAGAATCTACTTCCGTAACATCAACTTCTTCAGGAATGGAATCAACTACAACTACTCCAACAGATTCAAATCAGCAAGAATCTACTTCCGTACCATCAACTTCTTCAGGAATGGAATCAACTACATATACTCCAACAGAATCAACTACATCAAGTCAAATAACACAATCAACTTCTAGCTCCTCGGAAATCGAATCTACTGAAAATCCTCAGACGACTAGCTTAAGTTCCGTTGATTCAAGCACAAGTCAAACGACAACTTCTAACCAAGAAACCACTTCGTCAGGAAATGAATCCACAACAAGTTCGCAAGCTATGACCACGACAGAATCTTTCCAATCAAGTACAACGACAAAGCAAGATTCTTCAACATCATCTTCGAATAAAGCTCCCACATGTACTCAAGAAGGTTTCATGGGAGATTCCATGAACTGTTCCAAATTTTATAGATGTGTTAGTAAGGAAAACAACAGGGGATTCACTAGGTATGAATTTTCCTGTGGTAAAGGTACAGTTTGGGATCAAGACAGCTTAACTTGCAATTACCCATCTGCTGTATCTGGCAAATGCGGAAACATTCCTGATGGAGCTGGAACTTCCTCAGTTCCTCAATCG ACATCAACAGGAAGTTCAGCTACAACAAATGGGGAAGTCACTTCTACAATAAGCTCGATATCTACTAGTGTTGACAACACTGATACTACAATTGGAGAAATAATAAGCACTACCGCTTCTGGGGAATACACTACGgaaaatttttcacaaactAGTGAATACTCAACACCACAAACTACTAGTACCACAGACGTATCCTCATCATCTACGTTAGAAAATATAGCATCAACATCTTATCCAACATCTGGAATGACTGAATCTGATAAAACAGATTCTACAACTCCCGTCTATTCAACCACATCTACAACTCTTGGAACTGAAAGTACTGGAACAACAACCTCTTCACCTGGAAGCACTACACCGATGATATCAGATTCTACAACTAATTCGTATTATACTACAACTAATTCAAATTCCTATTCATCAACAactcttggaaatgaaaatacTGCTTCAACAACCAATCTAGGAAGCGAATCAACCACATCATCAACTGACTCGATGACAGAATCTTCATCAAGTTATGGTTCAACTGATTCATTGCCTACAGAAGTTGCCTCAACAACAACCTCCAGTGGTAACTATTCCACGAACTGCCCAGTGAGTGATCTCGAAGGTCATCAAGTGGCTTTAGTATGTCCGACAGGGTTTAGAAGACATCCGAAATACTGCAATCTTTTCTATCAATGTACCAACAGTGAGAACAGTCATGATTTCAAAGTTCTCGTCTTGAGTTGTCCTAATGGCACTATTTACGATGCAGAAAAAGTACAGTGCCTTCCAGAGAAGGAAACTTCAAGATGTCAAGGGACTTTCGCAGGAAAATCACTTTATGCGAAGACGTCCCACAATGCTTTACCAACA gTTCCAGTCCATCGCCGTGGACCTATCTGTCCCACCGAAGGTTACCATGAGATCGAATCAGCTGATTGTACCACAAGCTTCGTGAAGTGCCAAAGATCAAGCGGAAGAACTCAAAAAATGGAGGGTTATATGTACCAATGTCCTCCAGGTTTCGCCTTCTGGAACATCAGCAGAAGATGTGAGAGATTCTCAAGACAGCCTCACTGCTCCGGCATCAACTTCTTGGAGACCAGATGGGAAGTACCCATAGAATACTCCAACGTTTCATACAGAAGAAGGAAGGGACCCTGGTGGCTCCAATGGAAAAAATAA